A single region of the Sorghum bicolor cultivar BTx623 chromosome 7, Sorghum_bicolor_NCBIv3, whole genome shotgun sequence genome encodes:
- the LOC8068532 gene encoding glycolipid transfer protein 2, which produces MERKRKEMEKGKSELRVAMEELRLCSSGDGEEDQVQVQQVKVQEQPKSSTMDLLSVSKQLIHVLDEIGPTLLVLRQDIQQNVQRLQDLHERDSSKYASLTTIVTEEIEQGTAKKTKSCTRAIIWLSRSINFSKYLLEKLLKTPESSLEEIVEEAYGNTLKPWHGWISSAAYKVALKLIPEREFFIALLMGNCQDFEDLAEDAKTLAYAVQPLLEEIDAISAKHNLDKMKSS; this is translated from the exons ATGGAGAGGAAACGGAAGGAGATGGAGAAGGGCAAGTCTGAGCTGAGAGTGGCCATGGAGGAGCTTCGTTTGTGCAGCTCAGGAGATGGGGAGGAGGATCAGGTGCAGGTGCAGCAGGTGAAAGTGCAGGAGCAGCCCAAGTCATCCACCATGGACCTCCTCTCTGTCTCCAAGCAGCTCATCCATGTCCTTG ATGAGATTGGACCAACGTTGCTAGTCCTGAGGCAGGACATTCAGCAAAATGTTCAG AGATTACAAGATCTGCATGAAAGAGACTCTTCCAAATATGCTAGCTTGACGACGATAGTTACTGAGGAAATTGAGCAAGGGACAGCAAAGAAGACCAAAAGCTGCACCAGAGCTATCATCTGGCTGTCTAG GTCGATAAATTTCTCAAAATATTtactggagaagctgctaaaaaCACCTGAGTCAAGCCTGGAAGAGATTGTCGAAGAAGCCTATGGAAATACTCTGAAGCCATGGCATGGCTGGATCTCATCAGCTGCTTACAAG GTAGCACTGAAGCTCATCCCAGAAAGAGAATTCTTCATAGCGCTGCTGATGGGTAATTGTCAAGACTTTGAGGATCTTGCAGAAGATGCCAAGACGTTGGCCTATGCTGTCCAGCCCCTGTTAGAGGAGATCGATGCAATTTCG GCTAAGCACAACTTGGACAAGATGAAATCCTCTTAG